In one Nitrosarchaeum sp. genomic region, the following are encoded:
- a CDS encoding type II/IV secretion system ATPase subunit, with protein MGKIKDEQGLESFLKSDFLSELQNQKGTTVIETYPLKAPFSYANILQNEENGSISFQVDETKLNPSEQVIYNQLYRLIEENLDSPENIEKDFGFTSFVNKILKENEKIFQNYPLASMEKVKYYLERDIAGFGLIDSLMYDPNIEDVSCSGIDTPIYVWHRKYDSIPCNIKFESDKLNSFVSRIVFRAGKHISSAYPISDLALEGNHRISVLYQKEVTPKGTSFTIRKFKQDPYSIIDLISFGTISVDIAAYLWMLMEAKMSIMVIGSTGSGKTTILNAITGLVNPDYKIFSVEDVAEINIKHENWFSLVARTGFGPTGEGEIGLYDLIKSGVRHRPDYIVVGEIRGAEAYVMFQAMATGHGGLCTMHADSLESAGKRLQQKPMDIPPSYLSLMNCAIIIRRVKGQDGKSTRKAISVQEINSADSYHSAFDWDPKSDFFNAQLDDSVMLNRIAVQTGRNMEDILEEYDKRKIVLKWLLERGIRSYAKVAENIGKYYRDPETMLKKIEYGG; from the coding sequence ATGGGAAAAATAAAAGATGAACAAGGTTTAGAAAGTTTTCTAAAAAGTGATTTTTTAAGTGAACTTCAAAACCAAAAAGGAACAACGGTGATTGAAACTTATCCTCTTAAAGCTCCATTTAGCTATGCCAATATATTACAAAACGAAGAAAATGGAAGTATCTCATTTCAAGTAGATGAAACAAAACTTAATCCATCTGAACAAGTTATTTATAATCAATTATATCGATTAATTGAAGAAAATTTAGATTCTCCTGAAAATATTGAAAAAGATTTTGGATTTACATCATTTGTAAATAAAATTCTCAAAGAAAATGAAAAAATATTTCAGAATTATCCTCTAGCAAGTATGGAGAAAGTAAAATATTATCTGGAGAGAGACATTGCAGGTTTCGGATTGATAGATTCACTTATGTATGATCCAAATATCGAGGATGTTAGTTGTAGTGGTATAGATACCCCTATCTATGTTTGGCACAGAAAATATGATAGTATCCCATGTAACATAAAATTTGAAAGTGATAAATTAAATTCATTTGTATCTAGAATTGTGTTTAGAGCTGGAAAACACATTAGTTCAGCATATCCGATTTCAGATTTAGCATTAGAAGGAAACCATAGAATTTCTGTTTTGTATCAAAAAGAAGTTACTCCAAAAGGAACCAGTTTTACAATAAGAAAATTCAAACAAGATCCCTATTCTATTATTGACTTAATTTCTTTTGGAACAATTAGCGTAGATATTGCAGCTTATTTGTGGATGTTGATGGAAGCAAAAATGTCTATAATGGTAATTGGCTCAACTGGTAGTGGAAAAACAACCATACTAAATGCAATAACTGGACTTGTTAATCCTGATTATAAAATATTTTCAGTTGAAGATGTTGCTGAAATTAACATTAAACATGAAAATTGGTTCAGTTTAGTTGCTAGAACTGGATTTGGTCCTACAGGAGAAGGGGAAATTGGATTGTATGATTTGATAAAATCAGGTGTACGACATAGGCCTGATTATATTGTAGTGGGAGAAATCAGGGGTGCTGAGGCATATGTCATGTTCCAAGCTATGGCTACAGGGCATGGTGGTCTTTGTACAATGCATGCTGATAGTCTTGAATCTGCAGGAAAAAGATTACAACAAAAACCAATGGATATACCTCCCTCTTATCTCTCATTGATGAATTGTGCAATCATAATTAGACGAGTAAAAGGTCAGGATGGAAAAAGTACTAGAAAAGCAATATCTGTTCAAGAGATTAATAGTGCTGATTCGTATCATTCTGCATTTGATTGGGATCCAAAATCTGATTTTTTTAATGCTCAATTAGATGACAGTGTGATGCTAAATAGAATTGCAGTTCAAACTGGAAGAAATATGGAAGATATTTTGGAAGAATATGATAAACGAAAAATTGTTTTAAAGTGGTTATTAGAACGTGGAATTCGAAGTTATGCCAAAGTAGCAGAAAATATTGGAAAATATTATAGAGACCCAGAAACAATGCTAAAAAAAATTGAGTATGGTGGATAA
- a CDS encoding DUF922 domain-containing protein produces the protein MSEIRIPWSNDFQLTWDDFVGPIEQNNSQMAWTHTWLDYSYDIKLVERKTQTKFEITNIKVTAYYRKSISWVKSEMKIRSDQSKILKHEQGHLDLAELHARKIEKKMKDDFNGKHFSCKGKTHDEKQTFAQTRAKVLLDEIYTEGLKNWHRYESDYDEKTNHGLKDIVQIKYDSIFDKLRI, from the coding sequence ATGTCTGAGATTCGTATTCCTTGGTCAAATGATTTTCAATTAACATGGGATGATTTTGTAGGGCCCATAGAACAGAATAACTCTCAAATGGCATGGACACATACTTGGCTAGATTATTCATACGATATTAAATTGGTTGAAAGAAAAACACAAACAAAATTTGAAATTACAAACATCAAGGTTACAGCATATTATCGAAAATCTATATCTTGGGTTAAATCTGAAATGAAAATTAGGTCAGATCAATCAAAAATCTTGAAGCATGAACAAGGGCACCTCGATCTAGCTGAATTACATGCCAGAAAAATTGAGAAGAAAATGAAGGATGATTTTAACGGAAAACATTTTTCATGTAAAGGTAAAACACATGATGAAAAACAAACATTTGCACAAACACGAGCAAAAGTACTTCTCGACGAAATCTATACTGAAGGTCTTAAAAATTGGCATAGATATGAATCCGATTATGATGAAAAAACAAATCACGGATTGAAGGACATAGTGCAAATTAAGTATGATTCAATTTTTGATAAATTGCGAATTTAA
- the cas1 gene encoding CRISPR-associated endonuclease Cas1: protein MTLKNHKNHYNIKFLKGYGHSISIKNSKIILKDCHDPFSESTTESWYIKNMPYEKIVLQGKGYISTDALALLSENNRNVILLDNHGKPVTYLNPVMESLTATRNRIAQYDTFRNKEKCQYLQKMIVKAKLESQIRFLKLTERDEVKEAISKLEIHLLNLDDHSPISNESKTSHIYFRAFAKLIPERYEFSSRNPSYVGLAKNNATDIINALLNYGYSVLAGEISKFVNGFGLDAYYGFYHKSHTGFQPLVYDMMEPFRWLVDYTVFKISNIKDHKQRIRLDEFTHTRDGIVIMEYNLIRKFLELLERTFQSERRYSFRHGAKTKDGLKNVQEITIAKVSVQNLAEYCLRK, encoded by the coding sequence ATGACTCTCAAAAATCACAAAAATCATTATAATATAAAATTCCTCAAAGGTTATGGTCATTCTATTTCTATAAAAAATTCTAAAATTATTCTTAAAGACTGTCATGATCCTTTCTCAGAATCAACCACAGAATCATGGTACATCAAAAACATGCCTTATGAGAAAATCGTACTTCAGGGTAAAGGATACATTTCAACTGATGCTTTGGCATTATTATCTGAAAATAACAGAAATGTAATTTTACTAGACAATCACGGAAAGCCAGTCACTTATCTGAATCCAGTAATGGAATCATTAACTGCAACTAGAAATAGAATCGCTCAATATGATACATTTCGAAATAAAGAGAAATGTCAGTATCTACAAAAAATGATTGTAAAGGCAAAACTAGAATCTCAAATACGATTCCTCAAATTAACAGAACGAGATGAAGTAAAAGAAGCCATTTCAAAACTAGAGATTCATCTATTAAATCTAGATGATCATTCTCCAATCAGTAACGAATCAAAGACATCTCATATCTACTTTAGAGCATTTGCAAAACTAATTCCCGAACGATACGAATTTTCATCCAGAAATCCGTCTTATGTGGGACTGGCAAAAAATAACGCCACAGATATCATCAATGCCTTGTTAAACTATGGCTATTCTGTTCTAGCTGGAGAGATTTCCAAATTTGTAAATGGATTTGGTTTGGACGCTTACTATGGATTTTATCATAAATCTCATACTGGTTTTCAGCCTCTAGTGTATGATATGATGGAGCCATTTCGTTGGTTAGTTGATTATACAGTGTTTAAGATATCTAACATCAAAGACCACAAACAGAGAATCCGACTAGATGAATTTACACATACTAGAGACGGAATTGTGATTATGGAGTATAATTTGATCAGGAAATTTTTGGAATTACTTGAAAGAACATTCCAGTCTGAAAGACGGTATTCCTTTAGACATGGTGCAAAGACAAAAGATGGATTGAAAAATGTTCAAGAGATTACAATTGCGAAGGTATCCGTTCAGAATTTAGCAGAGTATTGTTTACGAAAATGA